In Leishmania infantum JPCM5 WGS CACT00000000 data, contig 9, whole genome shotgun sequence, the following proteins share a genomic window:
- a CDS encoding phosphatidylinositol-4-phosphate-5-kinase-likep ro tein translates to MPLNRELLASVKLEPMSDSDWVEEGHDKTNDGRSAGADGSVHPASDADESEDQNAATKNVIHCLKIALERGITSISLPEKQRPLNPQKDFSIESTMHFSASRPAKGITCCGAQATGVKKARNPQMRDARSSIIGGVYRQANRPRNDMSQILSTDNAILNSDGDMDRDYGGLATSGANFDTSVARARRAHRSLTRTQTLADFSSDDEDDEDEENMPPVSFTFTDFSPMCYRHIREFFNVDPKAYCDVLRNSRWHSIPTPGKSAAQLFFCGRDWVIKTMTEQESDFLRKILHRYYYHVRDNPFTLLPHFVGHHRLRIGTKTQNFIIMQNVFATTNTIHEKFDLKGSTIGRFASDAEKRRTTFTQKDLDINSPMHIGPERRNLLIEQIKKDCEFLKRSMIMDYSFLVGIHVLPSVGDTLSSATSGGSLGMLTRSVTDGTLRTNPGLGYTMGGERPDNSGADGSEFSRNGSRLDGRCFTADQGGMMSNKVPGLRQEIYYIGIIDILQEYNARKALENVVWGSLYDRKRISCVHPNDYAGRFIAFMSSIIV, encoded by the coding sequence GTGACTCGGActgggtggaggagggacaTGATAAAACGAATGACGGTCGCTCAGCCGGCGCGGACGGCTCCGTGCACCCCGCCTccgacgccgacgagagTGAGGACCAAAACGCAGCCACCAAGAATGTGATTCACTGTCTGAAAATAGCGCTAGAACGTGGCATCACGAGTATCTCGCTGCccgagaagcagcggccgTTAAACCCGCAGAAGGACTTCTCGATCGAGTCCACCATGCACTTCAGCGCGTCTCGGCCCGCCAAGGGGATtacctgctgcggcgcccaAGCCACAGGTGTGAAGAAGGCGCGCAACCCGCAGATGAGAGATGCCCGCTCGTCCATAATCGGTGGTGTCTATCGGCAAGCAAACCGTCCACGGAATGATATGTCGCAGATTCTCTCCACAGACAATGCCATTTTGAACTCCGACGGCGACATGGACCGGGACTACGGCGGTTTGGCGACTTCTGGTGCAAACTTCGATACATCtgtcgcacgcgcgcgccgtgccCACCGCTCACTGACAAGGACGCAGACGCTGGCGGACTTCTCGTCGGATGATGaggacgacgaagacgaggagaACATGCCACCGGTGAGCTTTACCTTTACAGATTTCTCGCCCATGTGCTACCGCCACATCCGCGAGTTCTTCAACGTAGATCCAAAGGCGTACTGCGATGTGCTGCGGAACAGCCGCTGGCACAGCATCCCAACGCCAGGCAAGTCGGCTGCGCAACTTTTTTTCTGCGGTCGCGATTGGGTGATCAAGACAATGACGGAGCAGGAGAGCGACTTTCTGCGCAAGATCTTGCACCGGTATTATTATCACGTGCGCGACAACCCTTTCACCTTGCTCCCACACTTCGTGGGCCACCATCGCCTTCGCATCGGCACGAAAACGCAAAACTTCATCATTATGCAAAACGTCTttgccaccaccaacacGATCCATGAGAAGTTCGACCTGAAGGGCAGCACCATCGGCCGCTTTGCCTCGGACGCTGAGAAGCGCCGGACAACGTTTACGCAGAAGGACCTCGATATAAACAGCCCGATGCATATTGGCCCGGAGCGGCGGAATCTGTTGATCGAGCAAATCAAGAAGGATTGCGAGTTTCTGAAGCGATCCATGATCATGGACTACTCATTCCTGGTTGGCATACACGTGTTGCCGTCGGTGGGGGACACCTTGTCCTCCGCGACCTCTGGAGGGTCGCTAGGGATGCTGACACGCAGTGTAACGGACGGCACACTGCGCACAAACCCGGGTCTGGGGTACACCATGGGAGGGGAGCGGCCAGATAATTCCGGGGCTGATGGCTCTGAATTCTCGCGCAACGGGTCCAGGCTGGACGGCCGCTGCTTCACGGCTGATCAGGGGGGCATGATGAGCAACAAGGTGCCTGGGCTGCGACAGGAGATATACTACATCGGCATCATTGACATTTTGCAGGAGTACAACGCGCGTAAAGCGCTCGAGAATGTTGTGTGGGGGTCCTTGTACGATCGAAAGCGCATCTCGTGCGTCCACCCGAACGACTACGCAGGACGATTCATCGCGTTCATGTCATCCATCATTGTCTAG